A single window of Brevinematales bacterium DNA harbors:
- a CDS encoding type II toxin-antitoxin system HicA family toxin, translated as MLDLFLKNGWKKLRQEGSHVQVGKGKKRETIPLHKELKKGLEAKLKKRLKED; from the coding sequence ATGCTTGATTTATTTTTAAAAAATGGATGGAAAAAGCTGAGACAGGAAGGTAGTCATGTTCAGGTCGGGAAAGGGAAAAAAAGGGAAACAATTCCGCTTCACAAAGAATTAAAAAAGGGTCTTGAAGCGAAATTGAAGAAGCGTTTGAAGGAGGATTAG